One window of the Megalops cyprinoides isolate fMegCyp1 chromosome 2, fMegCyp1.pri, whole genome shotgun sequence genome contains the following:
- the LOC118772264 gene encoding uncharacterized protein LOC118772264 gives MANFPALERELRAKATDAQLLFSSSASLLLQCASTSENMINTLIPMLKAAVEKNKPLVAVKYLEKAKRWIEGLINDVLDTVESYSALNRNVGNTASDVISTKVETEKKKKTLSKEAEGMQKMVDEYSKRLNDVKAELQKKEDEINAGNAELQSLVNSIAERNRKFGIAAAVVPFIGAIINAAQKAVNDPGDKAALESYKIKLNQLNKDKRLLVQKEWKLEAELINTEMTLSRATMDLDSIPSPTHLAEVQKYLTKIQKILLSLKEFWDGVHVMLDSLSKKTFAGEDMIEYLDILKSDFLASLEMAQKYWASFGAICLKVKGTFSVESKDAYKFLEVNPSSLSKEEWQKQYDSVQQQLEEFYGSGPAAIEENSEVPAVEEAE, from the exons ATGGCCAACTTCCCAGCGCTGGAGAGGGAACTGCGGGCCAAGGCTACTGACGCACAGCTGCTGTTCAGCTCTTCTGCGTCTCTGCTTCTTCAG TGTGCCAGCACCAGTGAAAACATGATCAACACACTGATTCCAATGCTCAAAGCTGCAGTTGAAAAGAATAAGCCCCTGGTAGCTGTGAAGTACTTGGAGAAAGCAAAGAGATGGATTGAGGGCCTCATCAATGATGTTCTGGATACTGTGGAAAG TTACTCGGCTCTGAACAGAAATGTTGGAAACACTGCCAGTGATGTTATTTCGACGAAGGTCGAAacggagaagaaaaaaaaaactctatcCAAGGAAGCTGAGGGAATGCAGAAAATGGTGGATGAGTACAGCAAAAGGCTGAATGATGTCAAAGCAGAGCTTCAGAAGAAGGAGGATGAAATTAATGCTGGAAATGCTGAATTGCAGAGCCTTGTCAACAGTATTGCTGAGAGGAACCGGAAGTTTGGCATTGCAGCTGCAGTGGTACCTTTTATTGGTGCCATCATTAATGCAGCACAGAAAGCCGTCAATGATCCTGGTGACAAGGCTGCTCTTGAATCCTATAAGATCAAGCTGAATCAACTGAACAAGGACAAGCGTCTTCTTGTTCAAAAGGAGTGGAAGTTGGAGGCAGAGCTGATAAACACAGAGATGACACTTTCCAGAGCAACTATGGATTTag ATTCAATTCCTAGCCCGACTCACCTGGCTGAAGTCCAGAAGTATCTGACCAAAATTCAGAAAATCCTGCTTAGCCTGAAAGAATTCTGGGACGGAGTACACGTGATGCTGGATTCCCTCAGTAAGAAAACCTTTGCTGGAGAGGATATGATTGAATATCTGGACATTCTCAAGAGTGACTTTTTGGCCTCCCTGGAAATGGCTCAAAAG TACTGGGCAAGCTTTGGTGCCATTTGCCTGAAAGTAAAAGGCACATTTAGTGTTGAGTCCAAAGACGCCTACAAATTCCTGGAGGTCaacccttcctctctgtcaaaGGAAGAGTGGCAGAAGCAGTATGACTCTGTGCAACAGCAGCTGGAGGAATTCTATGGATCTGGACCTGCAGCCATTGAAGAAAACTCAGAGGTTCCAGCCGTTGAGGAGGCCGAATAA
- the LOC118773255 gene encoding NACHT, LRR and PYD domains-containing protein 3-like yields the protein MSLSGECETHDRPMDPESKRIQLETADTPVPSRLSMKSDDSMDHTINFRGGTSPTDQTVQLERADSPVPSCLSMESDRSMEPPLHFREGDFPTDQIVQQERSESEKPSSQSAQSHQMNLSSIFKLLEDMLIKLVQDKVKKLQGEVSQDYPECFESQLEDPDVLDEVYRMLEGCVREGAVKVIVHILRNMNHKEAADTLEKDEVQRQCQEQLKCSLKKRSECVFEGIAKQGSPKDLNKIYTELYITEGGSGWVSNEHEVRQIEMISNKPITQETAIKCNDIFKPLPGREKRIRTVLTKGIAGIGKTVSVQKFILDWAEGKANQDVYFIFPLPFRELNLIEIKEYSLMQMIHHFFPEVKQLGSIGSDGNRVVFIFDGLDECQLPLDFKKNETWCDVTESTSVDVLLTNLIKGNLLPSALLWITTRPAAANQIPPECVHQVTEVRGFNDPQKEEYFNKRFHDQNLAIKIITQIKSSRSLYIMCHIPVFCWIAATVLEQVMGESDSGEIPKTLTQMYTHFLLIQMNIKNLKYSEQETEQHKMMEVSKELILNLGKLAFHHLEKGNVIFYEKDLREFDIDISEASLFSGLCTKIFKEEFGLYQGKVYCFVHLSVQEYLAALYVFLSYRNSSTNILDKSESYCTKLMSLLIETPVAILQNIAVDQALQSENGHLDLFLRFLLGLSLDSNQTLLQGLLTQTGSSSEIIEETVQYIKEKIKENLSPERTVNLFHCLNELNEHSLVEEIQSYLSSGSLSNKSLSPAQWSALVFVLLTSEEELDVFDLKKYIRSDEGLLRLLPVVKASRTALLNSCNLSKECCEALASAISSNSSSLRELDLSDNELQDSGVELLSAGLGNPHCKLETLRLNRCNLSKQCCEALASAISSNSSSLRELDLSDNDLQDSGVELISAGLGNPHCKLETLRLNSCNLSNECCEALASAISSSSSSLRELDLSDNELQDSGVELLSAGLRNPHCKLETLRMSGCRVTERGCVSLASALRSNPSYLRELDLSYNHPGDSGLRALSAALEDPNCKLEKLSVDRVGESSSKQRLLKHACQLTLDPNTAHRNLSLSEENRKVTLGREEHPYPDHPERFDHWPQVLCREGLSGRCYWEAEWSGRPVSIGAVYKGVSRKGKNSHLGHNDKSWCLYIDHMNYTVQHNKHKTPILSPDSPSCRVGVYLDWPAGTLSFYSVSSDTLTLLHTFHTTFTEPLYPGFWVGCVSSVSLCQLD from the exons ATGAGTCTCTCTGGGGAGTGTGAGACCCATGACAGACCTATGGACCCTGAGAGTAAGAG GATCCAGCTGGAGACAGCAGACACACCTGTACCCAGCCGTCTGTCGATGAAGAGTGACGATTCAATGGATCATACAATTAATTTCAGAGGAGGAACTTCTCCAACTGATCAAAC AGTccagctggagagagcagaCTCACCTGTACCCAGCTGTCTGTCTATGGAGAGTGACCGGTCAATGGAACCACCGCTCCATTTCAGAGAAGGAGACTTTCCTACTgatcaaat AGTCCAGCAGGAGAGATCAGAGTCAGAAAAGCCCAGCAGTCAGTCTGCCCAGAGTCACCAGATGAATTTGTCTTCCATTTTCAAG TTGCTTGAAGACATGCTTATCAAGCTGGTGCAGGACAAAGTGAAAAAGCTCCAGGGTGAGGTAAGTCAGgattacccagaatgctttgaGAGTCAGCTGGAGGATCCTGACGTCCTGGATGAAGTCTACAGGATGCTGGAgggctgtgtcagagagggggCTGTGAAGGTCATAGTGCACATCCTGAGGAACATGAACCACAAGGAGGCTGCTGACACACTGGAGAAAG atgAAGTCCAGAGGCAATGTCAAGAGCAGCTCaagtgcagtctgaagaagaggTCTGAATGTGTATTTGAAGGGATTGCTAAGCAAGGCAGTCCAAAAGATCTCAATAAGATCtacacagagctctacatcaCAGAGGGTGGAAGTGGATGGGTCAGTAATGAACATGAGGTGAGACAGATTGAGATGATATCCAACAAACCCATCACACAAGAGACTGCAATCAAAtgcaatgacatctttaaaccCTTACCTGGAAGAGAGAAACGCATCAGAACTGTGCTGACAAAGGGGATtgctggcattggaaaaacagtctctgtgcagaagttcattcttgactgggcagaaggaaaagccaatcaggatgtttattttatatttcctcTACCTTTCCGGGAGCTGAATCTGATTGAGATTAAAGAATACAGTCTGATGCAAATGATTCACCACTTCTTCCCAGAAGTCAAACAGCTTGGATCCATTGGGAGTGATGGTAACAGAGTTGTattcatctttgatggtctggatgaGTGTCAACTTCCCTTAGATTTCAAGAAGAATGAGACgtggtgtgatgtcacagagtcAACATCAGTGGAtgtgctgctgacaaacctcattaaggggaatctgcttccctctgctctcctctggatcaccacccgaccagcagcagccaatcagatccctcCTGAGTGTGTCCACCAGGTGACAGAGGTACGAGGTTTTAATGATCCACAGAAGGAGGAGTATTTCAACAAAAGATTCCATGATCAGAACCTGGCCATCAAAATTatcacacaaataaaatcatCAAGGAGCctctacatcatgtgtcacataccagtcttctgttggattGCAGCCACTGTTCTTGAGCAAGTGATGGGTGAGTCGGACAGTGGAGAAATCCCTAAGACTCTGactcaaatgtacacacacttcctgctcattcagATGAATATCAAGAATCTAAAATATTCTGAACAAGAGACAGAGCAACATAAGATGATGGAGGTCAGCAAAGAACTCATTCTGAACCTAGGCAAGCTGGCTTTCCACCACCTAGAGAAGGGAAATGTAATATTCTATGAAAAAGACCtgagagagtttgatattgaTATCAGTGAAGCTTCTCTGTTCTCTGGACTATGTACAAAAATCTTCAAAGAGGAGTTTGGGCTGTATCAGGGGAAAGTgtactgctttgtgcatctgagtgtTCAGGAGTATCTTGctgctctgtatgtgtttctctcgtacagaaacagcagcacaaataTCCTTGACAAATCTGAGTCCTACTGCACAAAACTAATGAGTTTACTCATAGAAACACCTGTAGCAATTCTGCAGAATATTGCAGTAGATCAGGCCTTGCAGAGTGAGAATGGACACCTGGACCTTTTCCTCCGCTTCCTTCTTGGCCTCTCACTGGACTCCAATCAGACTCTCTTACAAGGCctactgacacagacaggaagcagctcaGAGATCATTGAAGAAACAGTCCAGTATATTAAAGAGAAGATCAAGGAGAATCTCTCCCCAGAGAGGACCGTCAACCTGTTCCActgtctgaatgaactgaatgaacaTTCTCTAGTCGAGGAAATCCAAAGTTACCTGAGCTCAGGAAGTCTTTCAAACAAAAGcctctcacctgcacagtgGTCAGCTCTGGTCTTTGTGCTGCTAACATCAGAAGAGGAGCTGGATGTGTTTGACTTGAAGAAATACATCAGATCAGATGAAGGTCTTCTGAGGCTGCTGCCAGTGGTCAAGGCCTCTAGAACAGCTCT GCTGAACAGCTGTAACCTCAGTAAGGAATGCTGTGAAGCTCTGGCCTCAGCtatcagctcaaactcctccagtctgagagagctggacctgagtgacaatgagctgcaggattcaggagtggagctgctctctgctggactggggaatccacactgtaaactggagacactgag GCTGAACAGGTGTAACCTCAGTAAGCAGTGCTGTGAAGCGCTGGCCTCAGCtatcagctcaaactcctccagtctgagagagctggacctgagtgacaatgacctgcaggattcaggagtggagctgatctctgctggactggggaatccacactgtaaactggagacactgag GCTGAACAGCTGTAACCTCAGTAATGAATGCTGTGAAGCGCTGGCCTCAGCTATCAGTTCAAgctcctccagtctgagagagctggacctgagtgacaatgagctgcaggattcaggagtggagcttctctctgctggactgaggaatccacactgtaaactggagacactgag aATGTCAGGCTGtcgagtcacagagagaggctgtgtttctctggcttcagctctgcgtTCAAACCCTTCatacctgagagagctggatctgagctacaatcacccaggagactcaggactgagagcgctctctgctgcaCTGGAGGACCCCAACTGTAAATTGGAAAAACTCAG tgtggaCCGTGTTGGAGAAAGCAGTAGCAAGCAAAGATTGCTGAAAC atgcctgccagctcacactggatcccaacacagcacacagaaacctgtctctgtctgaggagAACAGGAAGGTGACattggggagagaggagcatcCTTATCCTGATCATCCAGAGAGATTTGATCACTGGCcccaagtgctgtgcagagagggtctgtctgggcgctgttactgggaggctgagtggagtgggaGACCTGTTTCTATAGGAGCTGTATATAAAGGAGTCAGCAGGAAAGGAAAGAACAGTCACCTTGGACATAATGATAAGTCCTGGTGTTTGTACATTGACCATATGAATTACACTGTCcagcacaataaacacaaaactcCCATACTTTCTCCTGACTCCCCCTCCTGcagagtaggagtgtatctggactggccggccggcactctgtccttctacagcgtctcctctgacacactgaccctcctgcacacattccacaccaCCTTCACTGagcccctctatcctgggttttgGGTTGGGTGTGTCTCCTCCGTGTCCCTGTGCCAGCTGGACTAG